The window GAAACAATACATCCAAACCCCTTCCCAATGCCTTTTTCATTTTATACTAACCTTTCTCCCAGAAACCTCAAGCCTTCCCTCACTAAAAAGCCTTATGGCTTTTGGGTATATTTTATGCTCTTTTTCTAATATCCTTGCTGATAATGTTTCCTCTGTATCATCTGGCAGAACAGAAACAGCCTTCTGTAAAATAATTGGCCCTGTATCACAACCATTATCTACAAAATGAACAGTAGCACCTGAAACCTTAACCCCATATTCTAATGCCTGTTTTTGGGCAGATAATCCAGGAAAAGAGGGGAGGAGGGAGGGATGGATATTCATAATTCTATTCTTGTATTCGCTTACAAAAAATGGAGAGATTATCCTCATAAAACCAGCTAGACAAACAAGAGAAACATCCCTCTTTTTAAGCTCTTCAACAATTAGCCTATCATATTCCTCTTTTGATAAGCCCAAAGGGCTTAAAAATATGGCTTCTATATTATGCTCCCTTGCTATTTTAAGCCCCTTTGCATCCTCTTTGTCGCTAATGACACAGACAATTTTGGCTTTTATTTTTTCTTCTTCTATTGCTTTGATTATGGCAAGGAGGTTTGATCCCCTTCCCGAGACTAAAACCCCAAGGTTTAACATCTATTATTCCTGCTCTTGAAGCTTTGTTTTTACATTATGCCTTTTGTAGACCATATTCATTTTTCTAAGACCTGCCATTGTTGCCTTAATTACATTTATCGGGTTATTGCTTTTAAGGGATTTACAAACCACATCTTTTACACCAAGGGCTTCAAAAACAGCCCTCGCTGTATTACCTGCAACAATGCCTGTTCCCGGGGGTGCAGGCTTAAGAAGAACACAAGAGGCACAGGACTTGGCAGAAATAGGGAATAAAAGGGTTCCATCTTTTAAGTGAATCCTTTCCAGGTGTTTCTTTGCGTATTCAATAGCCTTTGAAACAGCCTTAGGAACCTCTGCTGCCTTTGACATTCCTATGCCCACAGAGCCATTTTTGTCTCCTACAACCACCAATGCTGAAAAACGAAGCCTTTTCCCGCCCTTTGTTGTTTTTGTTATCCGGTTAATAAAGACAACCTTTTCAAACAATGGGAGCTCAGATGAGATTGTTTCTATCTCTTCTGTAATTGAATTATAATCATCCATTTTAAAATTCAAGTCCTCCCTCTCTGCAAGCTTGTGCTAGAGCCTTTATCCTTCCAGAAAAAGAGAAAGGGCCTTTATCAAAGACAACCGCTTTTATCCCTTTTTCCTTTGCTCTTTTGGAAAGAAGTTCTCCCACCCTTTTTGCATTCTCTCTCTTTGGATGGATAAATTGCTCTTTTATTTCTTTATCAAGAGATGAGGCAGAAACAAGGGTTTTTCCTAAATCATCATTTATAATTTGGGCTCTGATATGCTTCAGGCTTCTTGCCACAGAAAGCCTTGGTCTTTCTTCTGTTCCCGAAATCCTTTTTCTTGTTCTCTTTCTTTTTCTTTTCTTTATTTCCCCTTTTTTAAGCATTATTTTGCTCCTCCTGTTTTTCCAGCCTTTCTCCTTACAACCTCATCTGCATATCTTATTCCTTTCCCTTTATATGGCTCAACCGGCCTTATCCTCCTTATCCTTGCCGATATTTCTCCCACAAGCTCCTTATCAATTCCAGAAACCCTTATTTTCTCTTTATCTGTCTGTATAGTAATCCCTTTTGGTGGCGAGAAAACAATGGGATGGGAATAACCTACATTAAGGATAAGGTCTTTATCTTTCATCCCTACCTTCCATCCTACACCAGAAAGAAGCATCTCCTTTTCAAATCCCTTTGTTACACCTGTGATCATATTGTTTATCAAGGTGCGGGTTAAGCCATGTAAGGCTTTTGTGGCTCTCTCCTCATCTTCTCTACTTACGATAATTTTTTTTCCTTCAATTCTTACCCCTATCCTTCCTGGAATCTTTCTTTCTAATTCACCCTTTGGTCCCTTTACCTTTAAAGAACCATCCTCTATCTTACAAGAGACACCCTCTTCTATTTCTACCGGAAGTCTTCCAATCCGTGACATAAAAATA is drawn from bacterium and contains these coding sequences:
- the purN gene encoding phosphoribosylglycinamide formyltransferase; its protein translation is MLNLGVLVSGRGSNLLAIIKAIEEEKIKAKIVCVISDKEDAKGLKIAREHNIEAIFLSPLGLSKEEYDRLIVEELKKRDVSLVCLAGFMRIISPFFVSEYKNRIMNIHPSLLPSFPGLSAQKQALEYGVKVSGATVHFVDNGCDTGPIILQKAVSVLPDDTEETLSARILEKEHKIYPKAIRLFSEGRLEVSGRKVSIK
- the rpsE gene encoding 30S ribosomal protein S5; protein product: METISSELPLFEKVVFINRITKTTKGGKRLRFSALVVVGDKNGSVGIGMSKAAEVPKAVSKAIEYAKKHLERIHLKDGTLLFPISAKSCASCVLLKPAPPGTGIVAGNTARAVFEALGVKDVVCKSLKSNNPINVIKATMAGLRKMNMVYKRHNVKTKLQEQE
- the rplR gene encoding 50S ribosomal protein L18, translating into MLKKGEIKKRKRKRTRKRISGTEERPRLSVARSLKHIRAQIINDDLGKTLVSASSLDKEIKEQFIHPKRENAKRVGELLSKRAKEKGIKAVVFDKGPFSFSGRIKALAQACREGGLEF
- the rplF gene encoding 50S ribosomal protein L6; translation: MSRIGRLPVEIEEGVSCKIEDGSLKVKGPKGELERKIPGRIGVRIEGKKIIVSREDEERATKALHGLTRTLINNMITGVTKGFEKEMLLSGVGWKVGMKDKDLILNVGYSHPIVFSPPKGITIQTDKEKIRVSGIDKELVGEISARIRRIRPVEPYKGKGIRYADEVVRRKAGKTGGAK